In a single window of the Salmo trutta chromosome 23, fSalTru1.1, whole genome shotgun sequence genome:
- the pdxp gene encoding pyridoxal phosphate phosphatase has translation MAGLVSSRGCHKIRGSQIRELLDSKLNVLFDCDGVIWNGETVVAGAPEVVTLLKQQGKKVFFITNNCTRPRASYVTKFIRLGFTDVAEEEIFSSAYCSAAYLRDVAKLQGKVYVIGCQGVVKELREAGVPIVEEDTDAPTGTIYDYPLDPDVKAVLVGYDEKFDFIKLAKACCYLQNTECLFLATDPDPWHPLRGGRITPGSGSLTAAVETASSRKATVIGKPSCFMFECIASQFNLDPGQSLMVGDRLETDILFGANCGLDTMLTLTGVSTLEEAHGYKDSDDPERKDFVPDYVVETIADFIDAYEEEEG, from the exons ATGGCTGGGCTGGTGAGTAGCAGAGGGTGTCACAAAATCAGGGGTTCCCAAATCAGAGAGCTCCTCGACTCCAAGCTCAACGTCCTTTTTGATTGCGACGGAGTCATCTGGAATGGCGAAACGGTAGTGGCAGGCGCGCCAGAAGTGGTGACGCTACTGAAACAGCAAGGCAAAAAGGTATTCTTCATCACCAACAACTGTACTAGGCCCAGAGCGAGCTACGTGACGAAGTTTATCCGGTTGGGGTTCACTGATGTCGCAGAGGAGGAGATCTTCAGCTCGGCGTACTGCTCTGCGGCTTATCTGCGAGACGTGGCGAAGTTGCAGGGTAAGGTGTATGTCATAGGGTGCCAGGGCGTTGTGAAGGAGCTACGGGAGGCTGGGGTTCCCATAGTGGAGGAGGACACTGACGCACCTACTGGGACCATTTACGACTACCCGTTGGACCCAGACGTAAAGGCAGTGCTGGTGGGATATGACGAGAAATTTGATTTCATAAAACTGGCCAAAGCCTGCTGCTACTTACAGAATACTGAGTGCCTGTTTCTGGCCACTGACCCTGACCCTTGGCACCCACTGCGAGGAGGCAGAATAACACCAG gtTCAGGAAGCCTCACGGCCGCTGTGGAGACAGCCAGCAGCAGGAAAGCCACGGTGATCGGGAAGCCCAGCTGCTTCATGTTCGAGTGCATCGCCAGCCAGTTCAACCTGGACCCCGGCCAGTCCCTCATGGTGGGTGACCGCCTGGAGACTGACATCCTGTTTGGGGCTAACTGTGGCCTGGACACCATGCTCACCCTGACCGGAGTGTCCACTCTAGAGGAGGCGCACGGCTACAAGGACAGTGACGACCCCGAGCGGAAGGACTTTGTGCCAGATTACGTGGTGGAGACCATTGCCGATTTCATTGATGCGTATGAAGaggaggaaggctga